Proteins from one Sabethes cyaneus chromosome 2, idSabCyanKW18_F2, whole genome shotgun sequence genomic window:
- the LOC128738396 gene encoding uncharacterized protein LOC128738396 isoform X2 codes for MNALGGTRGERNAKPKFAALDINKLYSTSRGESLEPSTQKSAAPRKHGMQSLGKVPSARRPPANLPSLKAEISTPSDQQVTASPLSTTTSSSNLNNNATASVGASHISSHTNSQQIHPSSASSQWSSNEFPSLDGTGQYGPSGKLLQQQHHYDGGSDGRLMNQYMDAPQVSLRPQTDAASWMQQQQSSGGVGCGGSLNGPSSSQQVPGHQQQQQQQQPAAPLPPQFRALMPPFMYRGSGGGGGNSVTPPPGSNEDVGRSGREGGGGGSRDGGGVGGGGGGGGGGGVAGGSGGRNNNSGGYNSMLPSFVLPSTNHQSHGSSYSPTQSGGRYRDTYSGGRRNQAQPPRLANRQQQQQQQQQQHQQDDSRSQQATPYIDPDIVVQRPIIRDEELQRIEAISKDEGWAKDDEIDYNQKLQFSDDESEPSPPKETPPMAPAKHEKSHVSPQQQQQQPQQQQLLQQQQSHQQQQSHQQQPHPQQPQHDDDKRMTWSREVEREQERLDQERAEHERFEKERDQQPVRPLPQQNGHVGGGRGGLDAEAKERLKQRREEDQRREMERKQAAARKLQELEQKLNRKKTEETTSGLPQAKDEEEREPPVTGYSESTESKDRTSTGSRGDRDKADSKETRDREWERYEYGRHERYDRDRPDQNRDQRGGERTGEWGDMPPFSKTFQSNLPPRFQKRKLERNSSGNSLQGNTGFIARDQPNNRSTANQGPTGSSQSQQQQSDGKSVPFAQQYDPRFIHSQQSYGKNQTGSQRRGGPIDDGPRRDIRHDRSDDRDRDRDRDREREMVPREIMKRRIDSEEDDRFSSSGRESSSKLSGGRTTPQLVRSVSDTSQRKTSVSSDDNTRHSEQHHASVKESIGSWESEAEKEDRRQAEAAAALAKENQLQQFHQQQQPLDNRRTSESSVMSEGEPKQILQRIKESSPALSEKQGKDRNEDSKIIDHKSLPKAWEDSVEVSDENTIVKAAHELSSTSVEDKKDSLGSEGMKNDSTSGRGSDLDSSKMNTSQGSAVSGKDSDDSKYGIKKPMHPRGSGRHDNRGGGHSRAGYGGGSGGYHRGGSSWGRRGGGGGSRTGGHGRNYNQDYWSESDFSEDGEDEYRKDGKFDRKEGSGYYRHGGSLAGQGHNTKEGFAPRGEPSRRGRGGMSSSMGGPGFRKTTVGKKIDGYGPPSSKSPFGSNEDKGEAKHQVSAKDVKASDQISADDRTKQKQAALSAGLTNKPAGVPKASGSLPQRSPSGNMKPPGKPAEETLSEQDKLKIADKKPRNDSKSESHDEKIKEKPKTENENHEMDDAGKDSLKGGPHRSKQTQQANVSKVSQQTSSLPAGKVAAPVKPVVSAVTGQVASAIQKTTSAVVVGAQPKPNQDLRNQSSNVRSPNLPPRLVKQKDRQRDTGFQDGAHSGGEANDQESAAGTVTLQQPQDKLATLSITTSKTDTSKTLLDGATPPVNTIIFENTNYKSSTAAVAASVTVVQQHHHSQQQQVHQASQPSQQQASAAAQMKRQLSGGPTGSLGAMQHQQQAIVQMTKSEHQVRQHSQEEVFKGSAGMQSATGSMQEMLVEQPQRPPSANGPPSQPQVIQQQQQQHAQGTLMQQPQQQGQPSSQADAITSALQGMTFQKPSDADYEKEIKPFSFEADISQLIEAKQKAAGLCLSKAQNMISPSTAELNMKIASVKKVWEMPSVAEHTAEDPTSAAAAAVHLAANFAAVSSQHQQHLHQFQHSHGNLTHSHPAHTLAAATGQSYSGSFGQEQPSIEQHFGKPGGGEVVIGGTGAGGDVDTGYNTQQHAAVGQGGNVQHQTANLNMKHAADVLANNAQVCKVKPTQQNMHQSTGLGLSPPPMQQGTIPSAPQTYYQPSQYGMSAIPSPPAVIYNSSAMPSQGGLYNAFQIEAAGRTQFSQYPGHYGTTGTAPYNAYMTTPPNLQTAPTPDMYQSLTSQFRMGGAVQSPYNPSPSQQLNNPNTMLISSNTNSLMSSSVKPSSQQIGAIGSKSGSVGQHYQQQYLGMFPPAPPMQNNSFYSNSAGGQSAFFGGAGATQNYGIQAATTSIFGSHGGQNPSSAPPQQQLPSYAGASQFLNSPLLAANTAIAQQYRGGPTNNPQTAAAAAYMKSNQPQSHMQDSNGRQLKSPLNTDGLNNLKQIPPQASPPHHKGYATTTWELQNQLMQQQQQQNQQSNPQQQVSQQQGNPGQHPQQQQQQQMGQPPQSQQPNSNRNMMQPNQQPPVGMGGAGGGGGRPPPQGVQGGGMQQRYPSPIQRPTNYSQPPVPGMHQPRPMRQSNHNPGQQQQQQQQQANMGQAMGNPNKHYYGGNRGGGHVNTMNEQNLGGKPGGGANDKPIMDGDVNKDDSKKK; via the exons ATGAATGCATTGGGGGGAACTAGGGGGGAGCGCAATGCAAAGCCCAAATTCGCAGCGTTAGATATCAATAAACTATACAGCACAAGTCGG GGAGAATCTCTTGAACCATCCACTCAGAAAAGTGCAGCTCCTCGCAAACATGGAATGCAAAGTTTGGGTAAGGTTCCCTCGGCTCGCCGACCTCCAGCAAACCTTCCGTCTCTGAAAGCTGAAATTTCCACACCGTCTGATCAGCAAG TAACAGCATCGCCTCTATCAACAACCACTAGTAGCAGCAATTTAAACAATAACGCAACGGCTAGCGTCGGAGCTTCACATATTTCTTCACACACGAACAGTCAGCAAATTCACCCTTCGAGCGCTTCTTCACAATGGAGTTCG AACGAGTTCCCCTCCCTGGATGGCACTGGTCAGTATGGTCCGAGCGGCaaactgctgcagcagcagcatcattaCGATGGCGGCAGCGACGGTCGGTTGATGAATCAGTATATGGATGCTCCACAGGTCAGTCTAAGGCCACAGACGGATGCAGCCAGTtggatgcagcagcagcagagcagTGGAGGCGTAGGCTGCGGAGGCAGTTTAAACGGGCCAAGCAGCAGCCAACAGGTCCCGGGccaccaacagcagcaacaacaacagcaacccgCGGCACCGCTTCCGCCGCAGTTTCGAGCACTAATGCCACCGTTCATGTATCGTGGAAGCGGAGGCGGAGGTGGAAACTCAGTGACACCTCCACCGGGCTCGAACGAAGACGTGGGACGCAGTGGCAGAGAaggtggtggtggtggaagCAGGGATGGTGGTGGTGTTGGAGGAGGCGGAGGAGGAGGAGGTGGGGGTGGTGTTGCCGGTGGTTCTGGTGGGCGGAACAACAACAGCGGCGGATACAACAGTATGTTGCCAAGCTTTGTTCTTCCTTCGACAAATCATCAATCCCATGGCTCCAGTTATTCACCAACACAATCAGGTGGTAGATATCGGGACACATATTCCGGAGGGCGTCGTAATCAGGCGCAGCCTCCGCGACTTGCCAACcgtcagcagcagcaacagcagcagcagcaacaacaccaACAAGATGATTCTCGCTCGCAGCAGGCTACTCCTTACATAGATCCCGATATTGTTGTACAAAGGCCAATCATTCGCGATGAGGAGCTGCAACGTATTGAGGCAATTTCCAAGGACGAAGGCTGGGCAAAGGATGATGAAATTGATTACAATCAAAAGCTACAGTTCTCGGACGATGAATCGGAACCAAGTCCACCGAAAGAAACGCCACCGATGGCGCCAGCCAAGCACGAAAAGAGTCACGTATCgccacaacaacaacagcaacaaccacAACAGCAGCAATTACTCCAACAGCAGCAATCACATCAACAGCAGCAATCGCACCAACAGCAACCGCATCCGCAGCAACCACAGCATGATGATGATAAACGAATGACTTGGAGTCGCGAGGTAGAGCGAGAGCAGGAGAGGTTGGACCAAGAACGTGCAGAGCATGAACGATTCGAAAAAGAACGAGACCAACAACCCGTACGCCCTTTGCCGCAGCAAAATGGCCATGTAGGCGGAGGGCgtggtggactggatgcagaggCAAAAGAAAGGCTCAAACAACGTCGCGAAGAAGATCAACGACGAGAAATGGAACGGAAACAAGCTGCTGCAAGGAAACTGCAGGAGTTGGAACAGAAATTGAATCGGAAGAAGACTGAAGAAACGACAAGTGGATTACCACAGGCTAAAGATGAAGAAGAGCGCGAACCGCCTGTTACCGGTTATAGTGAATCGACTGAAAGTAAAGATCGCACTAGTACAGGCAGCCGTGGAGATCGAGATAAAGCCGATTCGAAGGAAACTCGGGATCGTGAATGGGAACGTTACGAATATGGTAGACATGAACGTTACGATCGTGATAGACCTGATCAGAATCGTGATCAACGGGGTGGGGAACGGACCGGAGAATGGGGTGATATGCCACCGTTCTCCAAGACTTTTCAATCAAATTTACCGCCTCGCTTCCAGAAGCGCAAGCTGGAACGGAATTCTTCCGGCAATAGCTTGCAAGGAAATACAGGATTTATTGCTAGGGATCAGCCTAACAACAGAAGCACTGCCAACCAAGGGCCAACGGGATCTTCCCAATCGCAGCAACAGCAAAGTGATGGCAAAAGTGTTCCATTTGCACAGCAGTACGATCCTCGATTTATTCATAGCCAGCAAAGCTATGGCAAGAATCAAACTGGATCGCAGCGACGAGGCGGACCAATAGATGATGGCCCTCGTCGGGATATAAGACACGATCGTTCCGACGATCGCGATCGCGATAGAGATCGAGATCGAGAACGGGAAATGGTCCCTAGAGAAATTATGAAACGACGAATAGACTCGGAGGAAGACGATCGATTCAGTAGCAGTGGCAGAGAATCCTCTAGCAAACTGAGCGGCGGTAGAACGACCCCGCAGTTAGTACGAAGTGTTTCGGACACGTCTCAACGGAAAACAAGCGTTTCAAGCGATGATAATACTCGCCACTCAGAGCAGCATCATGCGAGTGTAAAGGAATCCATAGGATCGTGGGAGAGCGAGGCCGAGAAGGAGGACCGCAGGCAAGCGGAAGCGGCAGCTGCATTAGCTAAAGAAAATCAGCTGCAGCAAttccaccagcagcagcaaccattAGACAACCGTCGAACATCTGAGTCATCAGTAATGTCCGAAGGCGAGCCAAAGCAGATACTCCAGCGTATCAAAGAATCATCACCAGCGCTCTCCGAAAAACAAGGTAAAGATAGAAATGAAGATTCAAAAATAATCGACCACAAGTCTTTGCCGAAAGCTTGGGAAGATTCGGTTGAAGTGTCAGATGAGAACACGATAGTAAAAGCAGCTCATGAGTTGAGTTCAACTTCAGTAGAAGACAAAAAGGATTCTTTGGGCTCAGAAGGAATGAAAAACGATAGTACTAGCGGACGTGGATCCGATTTGGATAGCAGTAAAATGAATACTTCGCAGGGAAGTGCTGTTAGTGGAAAGGATTCAGACGATAGCAAATATGGTATTAAAAAACCGATGCATCCGCGAGGCTCAGGAAGACACGACAATCGAGGAGGTGGTCATTCCCGGGCTGGTTATGGCGGAGGTAGCGGAGGATATCATCGTGGGGGAAGCAGCTGGGGACGAAGAGGCGGTGGTGGTGGATCTAGAACGGGTGGACACGGAAGAAATTATAATCAAGATTACTGGAGTGAGTCTGATTTTTCAGAAGATGGAGAGGATGAAtacagaaaagatggaaaattcGATCGAAAAGAGGGAAGTGGTTATTACAGGCATGGAGGTTCTTTAGCAGGTCAAGGTCACAATACGAAGGAAGGTTTCGCACCACGCGGGGAACCTTCCCGTCGAGGAAGGGGAGGAATGAGCTCTTCCATGGGGGGCCCGGGTTTCCGCAAGACAACAGTTGGCAAGAAAATTGACGGCTATGGTCCACCTAGTTCGAAAAGCCCATTCGGAAGTAATGAGGATAAAGGAGAAGCTAAGCATCAGGTATCGGCAAAGGATGTTAAAGCATCTGATCAAATTAGCGCTGATGATCggacaaaacaaaaacaggCGGCCTTGAGTGCTGGATTAACAAACAAGCCGGCAGGAGTACCAAAGGCATCCGGTTCGCTACCACAGAGAAGTCCATCTGGTAACATGAAACCGCCTGGTAAACCAGCTGAAGAAACGCTCTCGGAGCAGGATAAGCTCAAAATTGCTGATAAAAAACCTCGTAATGATAGCAAGAGCGAATCTCACGATGAGAAAATCAAGGAGAAACCTAAAACCGAAAACGAGAATCATGAGATGGATGATGCAGGAAAGGATAGCCTAAAAGGCGGGCCTCATCGTTCCAAGCAGACGCAACAAGCCAATGTTTCGAAAGTTTCACAACAGACTTCGTCCCTGCCGGCAGGAAAAGTTGCTGCGCCAGTTAAACCTGTCGTTTCAGCAGTTACTGGTCAGGTTGCGTCCGCTATTCAGAAAACAACTTCGGCTGTAGTAGTGGGAGCACAGCCCAAGCCGAACCAAGATCTTCGCAATCAATCTAGCAACGTTCGTTCACCCAATCTTCCACCGCGTTTGGTTAAACAAAAAGATCGACAGCGAGACACTGGTTTCCAGGATGGAGCACACAGCGGAGGAGAAGCGAATGATCAAGAATCCGCTGCAGGTACAGTGACTTTGCAACAACCTCAAGACAAATTGGCCACGTTGAGTATAACCACTTCCAAGACTGATACTAGTAAGACTTTATTGGATGGTGCAACTCCTCCCGTGAATACGATTATTTTCGAAAATACGAACTACAAATCTTCGACGGCCGCTGTAGCAGCATCAGTCACAGTAGTTCAACAACATCATCACTCTCAGCAGCAGCAGGTTCACCAAGCCTCGCAACCATCTCAACAACAAGCTTCAGCAGCTGCTCAAATGAAACGACAACTTTCTGGAGGTCCTACAGGGTCACTCGGAGCAATGCAACATCAGCAGCAAGCAATTGTTCAAATGACCAAATCTGAGCACCAGGTTCGCCAACATTCGCAAGAGGAAGTATTTAAGGGTTCAGCTGGTATGCAATCCGCAACTGGATCAATGCAAGAGATGCTGGTAGAACAGCCACAAAGACCACCGTCGGCAAACGGTCCACCTTCGCAGCCACAAGTGattcaacagcaacagcaacaacacgCGCAAGGCACATTAATGCAGCAGCCACAACAGCAAGGACAACCCAGTTCTCAAGCTGATGCAATCACAAGTGCTCTCCAGGGAATGACTTTCCAGAAACCATCAGATGCAGACTatgaaaaagagataaaaccaTTCTCTTTCGAAGCTGATATCTCGCAGCTCATTGAAGCCAAACAGAAGGCTGCCGGGCTATGTCTCTCCAAAGCTCAGAACATGATTTCACCGTCGACCGCCGAGTTGAACATGAAGATTGCTAGTGTAAAGAAAGTTTGGGAAATGCCATCTGTTGCAGAACACACCGCTGAAGATCCTACcagcgcagcagcagcagcagtccatCTGGCAGCCAATTTTGCTGCCGTTTCATCGCAACATCAACAGCACCTACATCAGTTCCAACATTCGCACGGAAACTTGACTCACAGTCATCCGGCACATACGCTGGCAGCGGCTACTGGTCAATCCTATAGTGGAAGCTTTGGCCAGGAGCAGCCCTCAATTGAACAGCACTTTGGCAAACCAGGCGGTGGTGAAGTTGTAATTGGTGGAACAGGAGCTGGTGGCGACGTTGACACAGGATACAACACCCAACAGCATGCTGCCGTAGGACAAGGAGGAAATGTTCAACATCAAACAGCGAATTTGAACATGAAACATGCGGCGGATGTATTAGCTAACAATGCTCAAGTGTGCAAAGTTAAGCCGACCCAACAGAACATGCATCAATCCACGGGACTGGGACTTTCTCCACCTCCAATGCAGCAAGGCACAATCCCATCCGCACCACAAACATACTATCAACCATCGCAATACGGCATGTCTGCCATTCCTTCACCACCTGCCGTCATTTACAATTCATCTGCCATGCCCTCTCAAGGTGGCCTTTACAATGCATTCCAAATCGAAGCAGCAGGTCGTACCCAATTTTCGCAGTACCCTGGTCACTATGGCACAACCGGAACAGCGCCGTACAATGCTTATATGACTACACCACCAAATCTACAAACTGCTCCGACCCCCGACATGTATCAGAGCCTCACTTCCCAATTTCGAATGGGCGGTGCCGTCCAATCACCGTATAACCCATCGCCCTCGCAGCAGTTAAACAATCCAAATACTATGCTAATCTCGTCCAATACAAATTCGCTTATGTCATCATCGGTGAAACCATCGTCTCAACAAATCGGTGCAATCGGCTCGAAGAGCGGCTCTGTTGGACAGCACTACCAGCAGCAGTACTTGGGAATGTTCCCTCCAGCGCCACCTATGCAAAACAACAGTTTCTACTCTAACTCAGCCGGTGGCCAGAGTGCATTTTTCGGTGGTGCCGGGGCTACACAGAACTACGGAATCCAGGCAGCCACGACCAGCATATTCGGTAGCCATGGTGGACAAAATCCTTCCAGTGCGCCGCCACAGCAGCAGTTGCCAAGCTATGCGGGTGCATCGCAGTTCCTCAATTCACCTTTACTGGCGGCCAACACCGCCATTGCACAGCAGTATCGTGGCGGACCGACCAACAATCCACAGACGGCAGCCGCAGCGGCGTATATGAAAAGCAACCAACCCCAATCGCACATGCAGGATTCT AATGGTCGACAGTTGAAAAGTCCATTGAATACTGATGGGTTGAATAATTTGAAACAGATTCCACCACAAGCAAGTCCGCCACATCACAAGGGCTATGCAACGACCACG TGGGAACTTCAAAATCAACTcatgcaacagcaacaacagcaaaatCAGCAGTCAAATCCCCAACAACAAGTATCGCAACAGCAGGGCAATCCAGGGCAACAcccgcagcagcaacagcagcagcaaatggGGCAACCACCGCAGTCTCAGCAACCTAATTCGAATCGTAACATGATGCAACCTAACCAGCAACCCCCGGTGGGAATGGGTGGTGCAGGTGGCGGCGGTGGTCGTCCTCCACCGCAAGGTGTTCAAGGCGGTGGTATGCAGCAGCGCTATCCATCACCGATCCAACGCCCTACCAATTACTCGCAGCCACCAGTTCCAGGGATGCACCAGCCGCGACCAATGCGCCAGTCCAACCACAATCCGggtcagcaacagcaacagcaacagcaacaggctaACATGGGCCAAGCGATGGGCAACCCAAATAAGCACTATTACGGCGGTAATCGAG